TCGGCGGTCGAAAACTACTGGACGAGAACGGGATTGAGACGCCGAACTGGTCAGAAACAAGTTGGCACCACTCCCACAGCGAAAGTGAGACACCGTTCGGTAACACGTTCGGTCGTGGAGTCGAAGCGATGGAGGGTGGCACTACACCTGTGCGGCCTCGATGTGGTCGAGGATATGCGAGATGTAGTGTTGGTCTCGTGTCGGGGCGGTTCCCCGATAGGCACGAAGTGCGTCTACAAGATAGTCGAGTTCGGCGCTGTCGAAGTCTTCGTCGCCCGTTTCGACCCGTGCGAGCAGGCCGGGGGCTGGTTTCGGGTCTTCGTCTGCGTCAACCGCCCGCTCGATCGCTTCGAGCAAGGCGGCGTGAACAACCCACGACTCTTCACGAGAGAGGTCGAGCGCCGCGGGACGGTCCTGGGCCGATGTAGTCATTGTGGGGCCTCTACCGTATCCTATGAGTCCGCAAATATAAATGTATGTGTACTGTTGTCACAGACCACGCACGACTCCGAAAGCGCCGGGGGCGCTCACTCTCAGTCGTTATTCGAACGCTTCGATTCCCGTCAAGTCAGCACCGATGACGAGCGTGTGGATGTCGTCGGTTCCTTCGTAGGTGTACACTGTCTCGATGTTCTCCATGTGGCGCATCGGCGAGTAGTCGGTGGTGATACCGTTTCCACCGAGCACTTCACGGGCGGTCCGTGTCACATCGCGCGCGACGCGGACGTTGTGCCGCTTCGCCATCGACACGTGCTGGTGTCGGAGGTCACCGCGCTCTTTGAGTTCGGCGAGGCGGTGCGCCTGCAGTTGGGCGTTCGTAATCTGCGTCGCCATCTCGGCGAACTTGCCCTGCTGGAGCTGGAATCGTGCGATTGGGCCGCCGAACTGCTCGCGGTCTTTCGCGTACTGAAGCGCATCTTCGAAGGCGTCGCGGGCCGCCCCGACGACACCCCACGAGATACCGAATCGGGCCTGCGTGAGACACGACAGTGGGCCTTTCATCCCTTCGACACCGGGGAGTACGTCGTCTTCGGAGACCCACACGTCGTCGAGGCCGATTTCACCCGTCACCGACGCTCGCATGGAGAGTTTGTCCTCGATCTTGTTCGTCGTCACGCCGTCGAGGTCCGTCTCGACGAGGAACCCACGAACTGGTGACCCGTCGGCAGACACATCACGCGCCCAGACGACGGCCACGTCCGCGATGGGGGAGTTCGTAATCCACGTCTTCGACCCGTTGAGGACGTAGCCATCGGCGTCCTTCTCTGCGCGTGTCTCCATCCCCGCTGGATTCGACCCGTGTTGCGGTTCGGTCAGTCCGAAACAACCGACGGCCTCACCGTTCCCGAGTGCTGGAAGCCATCGCTCTTTCTGCTCGTCGGACCCGTAGGCGTGGATTGGGTAGATGACGAGCGACCCCTGCACGCTCGCCATCGACCGGAGCCCAGAGTCGCCTGCTTCGAGTTCCTGCATCAAGAGGCCGTAGGCACGCTCACCGAGTCCGGGGAGCCCATAGCCCTCGAGGTTGGGTGCGTAGAAGCCGAGCTCACCCATCTTCGGGATGAGGTCCATCGGGAACGTCCCCTGTTCGAAGTGGTCGCCGATGTCGGGCTTCACCTTCTCTTCGACGAACCGTCGAGCCTCGTCGCGGACGAGTTTCTCTTCCCCAGTCAGGTCCGCTTCCAATTCCAGATAATCGAGCATGACAGATGGTCCGACTGGGGCGGTCAAAAGCGATTCGCTCCTGTGGTACGTGGTGGCACGGGAGTGGCGGGGACCTGCTGCAAGAATCGGAAGACGAGTCGCAGACAGTAGAAGAGTAGGAAGTGGAAGAGTAGGAAGTGGAAGAGTAGGGAGTCGAAAAGCAGGAAGTGGAAGATTAGGCCGCAGGTTCGACCGAGTTAGCCCGAACCCGAGTCACGTAGGCGACGAAGTTGTCGAACAGGCGCTTCGCCTTGCAGGCGGCGTCGTAGTTTTCGGGGGTGATACCGTCGAGGACACCCTGAATCTGCTCGTCCGGGAGGAAGTCCTTCGAGCGCGCGATTTTTTCGGCCGTCTTGGTGTCGTACTCGGGGTGGAACTGTACGCCAAAGGCGTGGGTGCGGCGGAAGGCGTGGACGCCAAACTCGTTCTCCGCGAGGAGTTCGGCACCCGGCGGAAGGTCGGCTACGACGTCGCCGTGCGACGTGAACACGGTGAATTGCTCGTCGAGTCCGGCGAGCAAGTCGTCAGCGCCGTCGTCGGTGGTTCGGTCGATGTGGCTGTATCCTAACTCGAAGTCGCCCATATCTTCGACCGTTCCGCCGAGTGCTTCGGCGACCACCTGGTGGCCGAAACAGACGCCGAGAAGCGGAATGTCGCGTTCGTCGGCCTCAGACACGTACGAGACGAGGTTCTGTATCCACGCCTCGTCCCAGTAGACGGACGACGACGACCCGGTGATGACGACGCCGTCGTAGTCGAAGTGGTCGGGAAGGTGGCCGTCGGTCACGTCGAACTCCACGAGGTCGGCATCCAGTTCGCGCCTGAAGTTACGGCGCGTGTTCTCGTCGCCGTGTGAGGCGTCCAAGAAGGCAAATCGCGGTCTAGTCATTGGGATGAGACAGTAGATGAAAGATGAAAGAAGTTGCGTCCGGGACGGCATCTGCCGGCGCCCATGACGGACGGGTCACCGCGCCGACCCTGACCGCGAGAGCAGCTAGTCGTCGAGTGATTCGAGGAAGCCGATGAGAGCGTCGTTGACCACTCGTGACTGCTCGACGGTGACGAGGTGTCGAGCACCGTCGAACGACTCGAAGGAGCCTCGTGGCAGTCCGTCTGCGAGCGAGCGAGCAGCTTCGACCGGCCAGACCGGGTCGTCGGTGCCGTGGAGGACGAGCGTCGGCACCGTCACCTCGTAGAGCGGTCCACTCT
The genomic region above belongs to Haloferax marinisediminis and contains:
- a CDS encoding acyl-CoA dehydrogenase family protein, coding for MLDYLELEADLTGEEKLVRDEARRFVEEKVKPDIGDHFEQGTFPMDLIPKMGELGFYAPNLEGYGLPGLGERAYGLLMQELEAGDSGLRSMASVQGSLVIYPIHAYGSDEQKERWLPALGNGEAVGCFGLTEPQHGSNPAGMETRAEKDADGYVLNGSKTWITNSPIADVAVVWARDVSADGSPVRGFLVETDLDGVTTNKIEDKLSMRASVTGEIGLDDVWVSEDDVLPGVEGMKGPLSCLTQARFGISWGVVGAARDAFEDALQYAKDREQFGGPIARFQLQQGKFAEMATQITNAQLQAHRLAELKERGDLRHQHVSMAKRHNVRVARDVTRTAREVLGGNGITTDYSPMRHMENIETVYTYEGTDDIHTLVIGADLTGIEAFE
- a CDS encoding DUF7853 family protein; protein product: MTTSAQDRPAALDLSREESWVVHAALLEAIERAVDADEDPKPAPGLLARVETGDEDFDSAELDYLVDALRAYRGTAPTRDQHYISHILDHIEAAQV
- a CDS encoding type 1 glutamine amidotransferase translates to MTRPRFAFLDASHGDENTRRNFRRELDADLVEFDVTDGHLPDHFDYDGVVITGSSSSVYWDEAWIQNLVSYVSEADERDIPLLGVCFGHQVVAEALGGTVEDMGDFELGYSHIDRTTDDGADDLLAGLDEQFTVFTSHGDVVADLPPGAELLAENEFGVHAFRRTHAFGVQFHPEYDTKTAEKIARSKDFLPDEQIQGVLDGITPENYDAACKAKRLFDNFVAYVTRVRANSVEPAA